From the Erythrolamprus reginae isolate rEryReg1 chromosome Z, rEryReg1.hap1, whole genome shotgun sequence genome, one window contains:
- the LOC139154165 gene encoding olfactory receptor 11G2-like: MELTNGTTVQEFVLLGLDSGPQKRFFLLILFTIIYISTLTENATIIMLVNIDAQLAQLPMYHFLANFSLLEICYVTTTIPRMLFDLASPQGIISFKACFIQFYIFYSLGINENFFLSTMALDRYLAICHPLYYLSIMSPKNCSKLLAGCWMTGFLAYAAPIILTSRLSFCGSNVCDNFLCDQGLLTLACPPLGNVPLILSSLNVFFIVGNLMFITISYGIIIVTLIKSSNQSSRKKGFSTISFHLMVVALLYGSVIAMYVTPSGKTQSRTAKIVVVFYTAITPFLNPMIYCLRNDQVKEALGRVLRRTELWLRKKMTI; this comes from the coding sequence ATGGAGCTGACCAATGGGACCACAGTCCAGGAATTCGTTTTGCTAGGCTTGGATAGTGGACCACAAAAACGGTTCTTCCTCCTTATCCTTTTTACTATTATATACATCAGCACATTAACTGAGAATGCCACCATTATCATGCTGGTAAATATAGATGCACAATTAGCACAGCTCCCCATGTACCACTTTTTGGCAAATTTCTCCCTGCTAGAGATTTGTTATGTGACCACTACTATACCGCGTATGCTTTTTGATCTGGCTTCTCCTCAAGGGATCATCTCTTTCAAAGCCTGTTTTATTCAGTTCTACATTTTCTACTCCCTTGGCATCAATGAAAACTTCTTCCTCTCAACCATGGCCTTAGATCGCTACCTGGCCATCTGCCATCCACTATATTATTTATCAATTATGTCTCCAAAGAACTGCTCCAAGCTTTTAGCTGGTTGCTGGATGACTGGGTTCTTGGCATATGCTGCCCCAATAATTTTGACCTCTAGATTGTCCTTTTGTGGCTCCAATGTCTGTGACAACTTTTTGTGTGACCAAGGGCTCCTGACCTTAGCTTGTCCTCCACTTGGAAATGTTCCACTTATCCTCTCTTCCTTGAATGTTTTCTTCATAGTAGGCAACTTAATGTTTATAACTATTTCCTATGGCATTATCATTGTCACATTGATCAAATCCTCTAACCAAAGTAGCAGGAAAAAAGGTTTCTCCACTATATCCTTCCATCTCATGGTGGTGGCCCTTTTGTATGGTTCTGTGATAGCAATGTATGTAACTCCAAGTGGTAAAACACAGTCACGTACTGCTAAAATAGTCGTTGTCTTCTACACTGCCATTACGCCCTTTCTCAACCCTATGATCTATTGTCTGAGGAACGATCAGGTGAAGGAAGCTCTGGGTAGAGTTCTCAGAAGAACAGAGCTATGGCTGAGAAAGAAGATGACAATCTGA
- the LOC139154166 gene encoding olfactory receptor 11G2-like — translation MELTNGTTVQEFVLLGLDSRPHKRFFLLIIFTIIYISTLTENTIIIMLVNVDTQLAQLPMYHFLANFFLLEICYVTTTMPRMLFDLASPQGIISFKACFIQFYIFFSLGVNENFFLSTMALDRYLAICHPLRYPTIMSPKNCSKLLAGCWMTGFLAYATPIILISRLSFCGSNVCDNFLCDQGLLTLACPPLGNGPFILFSLNILLIVGNLIFITISYGIIIVTLIKSSNQSSRKKGFSTISFHLMVVALLYGSVIAMYVTPSGKTQSRSAKIIIVFYTAITPFLNPMIYCLRNDQVKEALGRVLRRTELWLRKKMTI, via the coding sequence ATGGAGCTGACCAATGGGACCACAGTCCAGGAATTTGTTTTGCTAGGCTTGGATAGTAGACCACACAAACGTTTCTTCCTCCTTATCATTTTTACTATTATATATATCAGCACATTAACTGAAAACACAATCATTATCATGCTGGTAAATGTAGATACGCAATTAGCACAGCTCCCCATGTACCACTTTTTGGCAAACTTCTTCCTGCTAGAGATTTGTTACGTGACTACTACAATGCCCCGTATGCTCTTTGATCTGGCTTCTCCTCAAGGGATCATCTCTTTCAAAGCCTGTTTCATTCAGTTCTACATTTTCTTCTCCCTTGGTGTCAATGAAAACTTCTTCCTCTCAACCATGGCCTTAGATCGCTACCTGGCCATCTGCCACCCACTACGTTATCCAACAATTATGTCTCCAAAGAACTGCTCTAAGCTTTTAGCTGGTTGCTGGATGACTGGGTTCTTGGCATATGCTACTCCAATAATTTTGATCTCCAGATTGTCCTTTTGTGGCTCCAATGTCTGTGATAATTTTTTGTGTGATCAAGGACTCCTGACCTTAGCTTGTCCTCCACTTGGAAATGGTCCATTTATCCTCTTTTCCTTGAATATTTTGCTCATAGTAGGCAACTTAATCTTTATAACTATTTCCTATGGCATTATCATTGTCACATTGATCAAATCCTCTAACCAAAGTAGCAGGAAAAAAGGTTTCTCCACTATATCCTTCCATCTCATGGTGGTGGCCCTTTTGTATGGTTCTGTGATAGCAATGTATGTAACTCCAAGTGGTAAAACACAGTCACGTTCTGCTAAAATAATCATTGTCTTCTACACTGCCATTACGCCCTTTCTCAACCCTATGATCTATTGTCTGAGGAACGATCAGGTGAAGGAAGCTCTTGGAAGAGTTCTCAGAAGAACAGAGCTATGGCTGAGAAAAAAGATGACAATATGA